The Xiphophorus hellerii strain 12219 chromosome 7, Xiphophorus_hellerii-4.1, whole genome shotgun sequence nucleotide sequence TGCAGCTTCTAAGTCCTGTTGGAAAATTAAATCAGTATAGGttttttatgaaactttttcctttaactaaactttccattaatatgttGTCATGTACCACACTgtgaacaaccagcttcttcAGCAAAGGCCTTTTGTGGCCTACACTCCTGCAGGGTGTTAGTAACTGTATTCTGGGAAACTGTCAAGTCGGCAGTTTTTCCTAGCTGTGGTCTCTAATGTGGCACAAGATAACCTATCTATATTAAAAATCATTTGCTGGTCTAATGTAATATTCcattttttgagaaataaaattcTGGGTTCTTTAATATCCATCTGTGATTCATAAGCCCTAAttgtaaaaattaacaaaaaaaacacttacaatttttcaataaaactagttccactttttgaattgaattaccttttaatgatattctaatttactgagatgcacaTTTACATGCATTGATATTGTACATTTGAAACAATAACATTTACAAAACCGACAAGGATCactatgtttttgtgttaagaTGAGCTCATGGACCGAGATGAAATGACTACAATGGATCAGATCCTACAAGTCAACAGCAGTAAGTGCAATGTAAATTGAAATAAACTATGTTGATTCACTCTTTGTAAGCTTTGTTAAATGTTGCACTTCAGGGCTGCGGGTGCCCACAGGACTGCCATTCAGAGAAGGAGATATTGCCTATTCATACGTGCGCAGTGCCATAAACTGCCCTGGGAATGCCTGTCTGTGGCCTAAATCAATTGATGGATTTGTTTACGTTCCCTACATCCTCTCTCCTGTATACGGTAGGAATCCATTTTAAAGAGGTTTACAGATTGACACCCTTTGgtctattttaattaaatagtcttgttttttttttttatctgtagaTGATATGGACAGAATTACAATAGAAACAGGAATGCAAGAAATTTCCTCTGGAACCTGCATCAAATTTATTCCTCGCACTCATGAGGCCAGCTTCCTCGACATCCAGCCTCGATACGGGTGAGACGGACACCCTACTTTATGTAACTCTGCTTTGTGTGAGGAAGCACTGTAAGGTTTACTCTGTGCTCCCCCAGTTGCTGGTCGTTTCTGGGGCAGACTGGGGGAAGCCAGACCTTGTCACTGCAGACTCCTGGATGCATGTGGTCGGGGATTGCTGCTCATGAATTCATGCATGCCCTCGGCTTTGTGCACGAGCAATCCCGCTCGGACCGAGACCACTATGTCACCATTGTGTGGAAGAACATCTTGCCAGGTTTGGATGAATGGCTGTGTCCAAGGATTCCCAATACATTTGAACTAAATAAGACTAATGTCCCTTTTTCTGTGTGACAGAACAAATACACAACTTCAGGAAACAGGCGACGAACAATCTGAACAGCCCATACGACTACAGTTCTGTCATGCATTATGGACGGTGAGATGCTGCTTAAGGCAACATGTAGTGTTGtgtattctgtttttgctttttatgtcacttatatttttaaaacaaatttaatatgaaATAGAGATGagtaagtatgtaaaaaaagacaatctTCAAAAAATTACTTGAACAATCCAAACCAGCCTGGCCttgtgtgaaaaagtaattgttaaTTCATGCATTAATTCTTTTTTGGAAGAACATTGTATAgactgatgagaaaaaagtttaacttttcaGATGACGATGTGTccagttacatttttaataaaattattatacGAGGTGATCAGGTGCTGCTTTTCCACATCAGTAAATCGATGAGTTATTGTAACTATTTAAATCATGCAGTCCAGCCATCAGGTTTATGATGTTGCAGCAGGATATCAATCCAAAGTATGCAAATAAGTCCAAATGTGAATGGCTAAAGACCAAAATAGAGTCACGGTTTTGAAGTGCCCTCATCAAAGTCCAGACTGGGATCCAGTTGAGATACCATAGCTGTGCAATTCATGCTAAAAAAACCCTAGAAGGTGGCAGAATTAAAACTATTCTGTAAAAAAGTGTGGGTCAAAATTCCTAAGGAGAGATGTAAAACACTCATTGCCATCAACAAAATTCTTGATGGCAATTGTTGCTAGCAAAAGTAACATAAAGTGTTAAAGTTTAGAgaattggttttttttgttgttgttttatgtggGGCCATGTGTTTCCATAGCACATGTCCCTTATGAAATAAATCatcatataataactaaacattttatttacttaagtaATCTTATGAGTAAAATAGTTGatgatctaaaatatttaactgtgatttaaaaaaaccaacaacacaaaaacagaagaaatttgaTTAAGGACATATACTTTTTagaatcaatttaaaaatacactttttgcATTAATGAATGCTGGGGTAACCTTACATTTTCTAAATCTCTGCTTCAGATATGCGTTCTCTGAAGAAGGTGGACCAACAATCATCCCCAAACCAGACCCTTACATTCCTATTGGCCAGCGAGATGGACCAAGTGCACTTGACctgcataaaataaatcttctttATAGCTGTGGTATGTAAAATGACACACAAAcatctccaaaaaaaaaaaaaaaaaaaaggaatttaaaataatttttaatctgCTTGATTGTTTTTTCTCACTTACAGGTGCTAATGAGTAATGAATTTCAACATCTCAGCAGTACGGTCCTGCGAGATGTGTGAAGTACATATTCTCGAGTAAATGTTGCAGAACTcaagataaattatttttgcagtagATGTGCTTTTATTATTAAGAggtctaattttttttaaaaattgtgtttattgtttttagtgcAAGGCCATTGAAATGCTAATACAATATATACCCTCCATGAATAAACATACTCAGTGCCGAAGCTCTAGATAATTGTTTCAAGtgtcttaaaaaataattctgtacCATCCTCTCTGTCATTTCCACTATTCTGTCCgcttaaataaagaaaatgcaacagaaaatctTGTGGCCAGTTTCACAATTTGTGTACTTATTAGAGATGGGTTATTAAATCTGAAACTCTTATAAACAAGGCGACAGCACAGCAGTAATAACATGACCTTGTCTGACAGCACTGAAAACATCAAGCGCCTCACACGTGTTCCCGCAAAATGGTGACTTCCTGAActggagataaaaaaatatatatatattattaaataaaagtaaattaaatagAATTCACAAGTAATTGTCAAATTTGTTGCACTCCTGTTCGAGATGTGcaatatgttttacattttttttaaatgaaaacaaaaaaaatctccaataaatatatttcaactTTATGAAATGACGTACGCTTTACGTTACTAAGTCACGTGGTAGTGAGAACAGTTGAGGAAGGGAGGAGCTACAGTTTTACATTaccgcatacacacacacacacacgcgacCATAGTCGTTAGCCTCGCATATTAGTATCAGGTAGACTATTTCTCCGTGTAGCTTATTCTCTAGCACTAAAAATGAGCGACAATGATAAGGGCCGGGTATGTATGAACTCTGATgcaattttaaggttttttttatttcctatgGTGCATGAACAGCAACGAAAAAAGCCATTTGATGAGAAAACTGTCATATTAACGGTTTTTATTTGTCAACTGACACCACTGACCAAATGCTCACCTTGGTAGCTTAAAATTCCAGTTGTAGCCTCAAATGTGTATTTCTCTAACGTATTAAAGACATTTAGGTGATTTTTATAATACAAGACAAACTGTGTATaataatttactgtaaaaacgTATGTTGCTAACTTTAGCTACCTGGCTAATGCTAGCATTTCAGTGTTAACTAGGCCTTAGGCTAACGATGAAGAAGCTGGCTTCCGATTCGTATCCAGTGATTCGCCACCAACTCCGTTACACAATATATGTGCATTAAATTAGATCCGGCGCTAAACAATAAAAGTCCCACTCATGCAGTTCAGGGTTATTTATCGTGTGTTAAATTCCTGGGCTACAGAAGGTTGTAGAGTAATAAAATGATCGTTTTTATCTTTTAGCACctcaaattgatttaaaaatatttatacgaCATAGGACAAATGTGaaccttatatatatatttaagcatgtacagagattttttttcttgcataaagACAGCTGTTTTGTTAATGCATAAATAGGAACCTACGAATCGAAACCTATCTTTATTGTTAATTTAGGGTGTTAACATCTTTCGTTTTAGCAACCTTTTCGTTAGATGAGCGCTTTCAACAGCAAGAAGACAGACGCATTGCAAGTTAGGCAAACCAAAGTCTTCgcgtaaatgtaaatattttaagcatAGAAGTTTCATTTTCGATGTCCTTTGATAGAATATTCTGGAACGTCGAGGTGGCGCCGTTTTGTTCCACGCGAAATTCCATCTTACATTATGTAATATGCGTTTCGTTTTGCTCCTTTTTAGGGTGGGTTTTatacttatttaaaatgtgcacTTCGTTTAGTAATGTTGACCCAGCAGTCTGGGGTTTCCTTCCTTGTTGGTTTTTGGCGCGCCTAACCCGCGCCATTAAATCGACGAGGaagaataaaaatcattttctgttttaaatcaaacGGCCTCAAGATTCTTCATTTGTTTCACCTCGGTCATGCAGGTCGTAATATTCGATGTTTAAACAGGCGCTTCAATTAATTGCTCCGCTGAGTAGACAATGAAGCACGATACAGAAGTTGGTGTCCGATTTACAGCTGCAGTTTCTTTAAAGGGTTATTTCACAAAATTCGACGAATGCAGTCTTTATTCCGCTTTGGTTTGAAATCTAAAATACAAGTACGTTTAAAATTTGACGCTGGATATAtcttatttgtggaaaatgttaaacggtgcttctttttttatttaaatggtcAGTGGTACAAACCACAAACATGTTGTTGAATCTGTCATTAACCTAGAAATATGTCTTCAAGTTTATCTGGGATGTGTAGTGTTTGAGGGATCCCATTATCAGCCACTATcagttggtttaaaaaaataaaagcttttattttttcataaattgaATGCTTATTTCACAAACTGTGTTTTGCCATTAATGTAAAGAGCATACATCAACACAGATCATTGCTGGGTAtctaattattttagatttagaaATCTTTAGGTCAAAATGATCAAGTttgtaaatataataaaaaaaaaaacctttatttatagAACAAAGCTGAGTTTCAATCAGACGCAAACTTCAGGAACAGCAGTGTAACTTGTTCATCTTTCCAGTGGTGGGTTTACAAACCCTTCTGCTGAATTATGAACCTGGCTTTGATTTAGCAAGGGATGTCCTAACTTGGGAATACGTCAAATATTTATCTTCAATCATCTTGTGACTTGTTGAACGCCTGCTTAACCAGTTAGCAGTATGCCGAAGGGTAGGGCAGATCTGGTTTTTCAGTAAAGATAATTACACATCAGCATTTACAGGATATGGCTGGTCGCTGCTTTTTGATGGAGGTGAATACAAATGAGTTGTAACTTTAACTTGAAGTTGTTTTGGTTAATCtagatttactttatttttgtgtaaaatggGAGATAATGGGGTGGGTTTAATTCTCATTATGACCTTTTCATTTACAGTGGTTTTATCTTCACTATGATAGGAATGCAATTTAACGGAAACTATTTGAGCAAgactacttttattttttgtaagtaAAAAGGATAAGCGTGTTTAAAATTAAGAACAAATAGATGTACTGTGTGTAAATTTTTTTCGTGTGTTCAAAATCCCTGGGTTTCCATCagggaaatacaaaaacaggGTAGACCAATTGGCTGCAATGCTCATTGAGCAACAATTTACTGAACTATTGCATCTTCCCTTTTATTGCaatcttattttttatgaaattacTTGTAAGACACACTAGTGAATGTGGAACCACTGAAAGTGAAATGAATCGAACTAACACTGAGCATTTGTAAACTTAATCCTGATGAAAATTTGATTGAGCGTGCCGTTTTAATTGTAGTCATAAATTCTTCatccttttcttttccattaaGGTTAAGGTTCGACGAAGAAAATGCAGAAGAAGTCTCATGTCcactttattttcagtaatatgAAGCTCAGATGTGTGAAGCTGAATTGTTGAATGCATGCTAAACATGAGGAGGGAAGAACTTTGATCTGTGTGTGAGAAGGGGAAGTCAGAAGATGTAAGAAAATTGAAGAAAGAAGAATAATGTGAAGTAATGAAGTTACAGAAATGAAGTTAAGGAAGTAATCTGGATAAGGTCGCTGCGCTAAGTAATTTTCTGGTCTACTTATCCAATGCGTGCATGTCATTGTTATTGAATACATCACACTTTAATTTATGTTAttgctattttattttgtcttttatttttgtaatcttAATTACCTAATTATACTTGCTGATGTAATCCTAGTGATGCCATCCTTCCACTGGTTAGATAAAATAGCTTTAACTTGCATTCATAATTGccaatttttaaatcttgtgtatttttttttccttcaaattttCCAGGATagttttaaatctcaactacaGAGTTGTTGTAGcacatttattcatatttatcaCTTCTTCTGTGATGATAAcgtgctggtgtgtgtgtgtgtgtgtggttcgTTCAGGAGTCTCGCTCCGCTTCCAGGAGCGCGAGTCCCCGTGCCCCTGCGAAGTCGGCGAGCCGCACTCCAGCTCGTTCAAAAGATGGATCCCACCATTCCCGTTCTAAGTCCTGGTCCCGCTCCAGGTCCAGATCAgggtgagtttgttttttttttttttaaagcgcaAGTAGTGGCACAGAAATCAGATCCTTCAAGCAGTGTTTTGgataaatgttaaaagtttgtCTCTGCTGTTTCAGCTCCCATTCTAACCATGGCTCTCATAAGCACTACAGCCATTCCCGGTCTCGCTCCAGGTCCGGCCGGCGCCGGTCCCGCAGCCGCTCCTACAGCGGAGAGCGCCGGCACAGGAGCCTCAGTCATTCCCCCATGTCTAATCGCCGCAGGCACATCGGCAATCGGGTGTGTTCTTCTggcacactttttaaaaataaagtgtattcATTCATTATGTTTGTGGAGTAGCACaatatcagaaaaaacaaatggcaATGTAATTGGTAATTATTATGATGGTATCCATTGTGAGTAAcccatgtttctcttttttttttcatgttttgatctAACATTACCAGACTTgaaataaatatgcatatttgTGTAATTAATTTCCGTATAGTCAAATGTATACCTTTAATTTTCCTAAACCTTCAGGCTAATCCAGATCCAAATGCTTGCCTGGGAGTGTTTGGCCTGAGCCTGTACACCACAGAGAGGGACCTGAGAGACGTTTTCTCTAAATACGGGAGCCTGGCGGATGTCAGCATCGTGTACGACCAGCAGTCCAGGCGCTCCAGGggctttgcttttgtttacttTGAGAACACAGCTGATGCTAAAGAGGTAGCACATTTTATCTAaacaattattataaaaaaaaaatcaaaatagaaacttttcttgggattttatataaaaacacactttgttTGTTATCAGGCAAAGGACCGAGCGAATGGCATGGAGCTGGACGGTCGAAGAATCCGGGTGGATTTCTCAATCACAAAAAGACCTCACACCCCGACCCCGGGAATCTACATGGGACGTCCCACATAGTACGTCAGCTACAGCAAATTGACTGTTTGTGTAGGAATAACTCCTGTGATTTAAAAAGCTGCTTATACCCccattttttcaatttaaaaccactaatttcaaaacatttctttatgaatTTATGTGTAAGATTAAAACTGGTGCCTGACTGTGGagtggttttgttgtttgtgcttGCCAACAGGGACAATAATACTCCTAGTCAGACGGTGGAGCCAAGCCCAAAACAGATATAAAGTTGGTTCAGAACATGTGCAAAGGAAAGgattaaaatctgtttgtttttaagaaatacaGTGAGGAGAAATCTTTTGTTTTCCATTGATTTGAGTATTTCTGCCAAGACTCTAAAGATTGCTGTTCAGTGCACTACATCCAGACTGGTGGAGCTGGAACTGTTTTACAGAGATTCATCGAATGAAATTTCAGACTTTAAATTTGTATAGCTAGTAGAGCCACACTCCAAAAAATGAGTGTGCAGCCATAATTGCAGTGAAAGGCTATTGTATGTAGTATTAACTCTGGGGGCTGAATGTCTGTGTGACCAGTTTCATGTTTGCAAGTAGAGTTTAAGAAACAAATCATTCCACTTCCAAATTATgcataatgattttttttggacctaccacataaaatcccctcccagaaaaatacatttaagttgtCAGTcgtgatgtgaaaaagttagAAATCGTTTCATGAAGCTTTGTAGGTGTTTTGAAATTTAAGCTCCGATATGCATGGCTGCCTGTAATGGAGCTCCTGATGAGATGCTGAGCATAAAAACCttgtgttttaatattaaacagGAATATGTTACTTGTGTGCATTGTAGTTTTACATCTgactgtttttttctcatcagtggcggtggcggcggcggcggtcCTGGTGGTCCCCGGCGCTATTCACGTGACTACGACCGCGGATATGACCGCGGATATGATAGAGGCGGCTATGATCGCTATGATGACAGGGACTACTACAGATCATACAGGTAACACTCCCATTTTGTCAGTTGGTATTTTACTGATTGTCACTGAAGAATTGAACCTTGGTtctctttgttctgtttgttgttttaactcTGAATGTTATTggtaagattgttttttttaaaattattattattttagacgAAGATCTCCATCACCATACTACAGAGGAGCATACAGATCTCGGTCAAGATCCCGGTCTTATTCTCCTCGTAAGTTCAAATATTACTCGCAGTCGTCTTAAAAcatctgcttgtttgtttgtaacTTGTAGGGTTTTAACTAACAGCTGCTTTCTTTCACAGGTCGATATTGAGCAGTTCAGGCAGACAAAAATCCCTTATTTCCATGGACAGACGAGGAGTTTCTTCTAAAGATTTGTTTGACTTTCTTGTAGATATCATATTCTTAAGGTGATACATGACTTTCTTTAATGTGGAGTTTCATGGGAAAATTTTGTACAAAGTCCTGAGAGAGCAGAACACCAGCATTGTAAGCTTAGCAATGTACTGATGTGAAAAGGGTTGGCAGAAAACCTTTTTCACCTGTTTCTGCCCCTGTAGGAGTTATCCCTCTGCACAATGTGAAACTTGGAAGATGCCCGTCTGCTTATTTCTCAGCTGGTTAGTTTATTGTGTAATTTGGAGCTTAACAAATTCAAACTTGTATAAATCTTTGAAATTCATTAGACACTGTTGTTCTCCAGAATAGTCACTGTTCCTgtcaggacttttttttttttttttaacttcagagAACATTCAGTGTCTGGTCACGACAACATCCTCCTGTTTAACAGACAAATTTCTTATTCAACTCCACACTAAAGAAACCAAACAGATGACGATGATCACCATTCTTCCTCTTGCTtatcaataatcaatgaaaatggaaaaacacatttgaagcCTTGTGtccttgttttaaattttaaatgtacaggGCAGTGTTGTTCTAACTGGCATGTTAATTTATGGGGTTTTGTTGTGTACAAACTGAGTGAGAATTCagcaaaatttaaacaaattaaaagggaatagtttttttttccaccaagaATTGTGTAGTTTTTGAAGACTGGCCTTCTTTCTCTCTATgctaaaaacctttttttatgaatatgcTTTAGATATATAATTTACATACAGCAAAGTCTGCATTTGTTAACTTTCagcttagaaatattttaaatggtgacaaatttgagcttttgttttctcttttgtttttgacatgtttggaTTTTTGCACAGAAAATTAACTGTTGTAAACTATGCAAATGagttttaatcagaatttatgcaAAGCTTGTAAAACTCGTGAAACAATTTGACATTTAGGCTTtgctttaaaatacaattaacaCTTGTATTAATTTCCACACTAGGCTGGGTTTCTATGTTTATTCTCTCCCGATTCATGGAAATAGTGATATTTTCTATGATTTGTCTGGGAAGCTGGCATTTCAATAGTTTGATAAACAGTAACTTATGAAGCTTGTGATATACTATTTAGTAAAAAACAATACTgtctaaatggaaaaaaacatgaaagtcaCAGGATATTGCTGAAAAACACCtatgttttgttacatttaacCAATTATTTATGGGAAGTCCCGATTCTTCGAAGATGAATAATAAATGCTTACAAAAACtcttcaatattttttgaagagtttttgcctaaaagcagaatttaatcttctgaagctgggaatgaaaaaaagttgtccaAGTGAGACATGATGCATTTGCTCACTGGGTGACTTTTATCATAAACAAATCACATGTAAATTCACCTTCACAGCCATGAGATCAGGTTATTTTCCTTACCCAGTTCAAACTGATGTTCGCTGCTCCTCACATGAAGAGAAACAAGCTTCATCAATCAACAGGAAACTGGAGTTCAACAACTACCCCTGCTGGTCACTGTGAACCTCTGAAAAGTCCTCAGAAGGGTGTTGTAATGGATTACTCAAAGATTAATTTGACCAAGATAAGGCACAAATGATCAGTTTTGTTGTAGTTCATCTACAAgagacatgttttgttttttttgttttgtagcagATTAGGTGAATTGATCCTGTTTTGGTGTAAATTTGTACCTTTTAAATGAAACCAACAAACAAATTCTAAGGAAGAGTagtttggtttcattttacagaaaagtggGCAGACACCATATTTAAACTGACACACCAGGAGGAAGTAGTGTTGAGAAAGTGTTATTTCCTTCAAGTCAATAtccaaataattgttttatatgttcagaaatttgcattgcatttatttgcatatttgtgtaaagtttagtttttgttattgCTCCAATTTTGGATGATTAAACCAAAGTTGGAGGTAAAGAAACATGGTAGGGAATGAAagctgtttaaaaacaaaataattacgTGTTAACAAAAGCTGCTGCAAGTTTTAAACCCATTACTATAATATTCAGTGTTCTGAAAGTGTGTAATATGCGCAGGCATTGCAGCAGTGAGGAGACAGAAACCACTCGTGCACTGCTGACCACACCTTGGAAATTAATTTCCATGTTCCACCACAAGTCCACATGTATGTGTGTCTCCACGTTCCTCCAAATGTCACATGCATTTCCATTCAGGGTGGAAATAATTTGCAGAATCTGAAAGCCCAGTGACCCAATTTTCAGAAAGCTGCCTAAAAGcagaaatttgtatttttgagttttattggGGTTTGGAGCTTGCTCTCTCCATTTTTAACTGTTGATTTGTTGACtggcagcaaaaacaaagaccCCACAAtaatgagtgtgtgtgcatgccaTCAGGAAAGTAACTAAAGAGCTGTTTTGTAAATAGGCCACAGTTTGGACATTCCTCTGTTCATACACTGACGTAAACAAGGCAAGAGCTGGTCACTCCTGCTGCTGGTACTTTCTGCACTACAGTGGGGTGGCAGTAATGCTCCGAAAGCTCAAGGAAAGAAGTCACATGTAAAGAGAAAAGAATTAGGCTCCTCCCCTTGGGTAACTAGGTACAAGACTACACATCCATGCATGAGCACAGCTGCCACAGCCTTGCAAAGCTTTTGTTTGCAGTCCGCCTTAAAACATGCTTCCCTCCCAAACACACCCATTTGCAAACACTTACACAACCGCCATCGCAAATAAAAGGATTCATGTGTACAGCTCAGAGTGGCTCCTTCAAGAATCCCCTTCTGTTCTTATCAGCATTTGGCTTTTCCACCATTTAGGTTGTGCTCAAAAAGGGATTTAGAGACTCCAAACTATAaatctagtttatttattattattatttctccaGGAACAATATGTACAAGGACAGCAGTGTGGTTTCACtttctttattgcttttttgttcatgtgtttGTTGAAGGAATGCTTTTGCCTGTATTTCAATGTA carries:
- the hce2l1 gene encoding LOW QUALITY PROTEIN: high choriolytic enzyme 2 (The sequence of the model RefSeq protein was modified relative to this genomic sequence to represent the inferred CDS: inserted 2 bases in 1 codon) translates to MKASSGTTCCGSVVDLSKLHPLDDERSQPTLSSQEWSPISTEQRRRSGYIDPVKVGTLLSSDLKLGKLXKKANMASRVVLLGILFGVLIPVDMVPVKNSTGVHEGKLRLKRKYSGELFEEDELMDRDEMTTMDQILQVNSRLRVPTGLPFREGDIAYSYVRSAINCPGNACLWPKSIDGFVYVPYILSPVYDDMDRITIETGMQEISSGTCIKFIPRTHEASFLDIQPRYGCWSFLGQTGGSQTLSLQTPGCMWSGIAAHEFMHALGFVHEQSRSDRDHYVTIVWKNILPEQIHNFRKQATNNLNSPYDYSSVMHYGRYAFSEEGGPTIIPKPDPYIPIGQRDGPSALDLHKINLLYSCGANE
- the tra2b gene encoding transformer-2 protein homolog beta isoform X2, producing MSDNDKGRESRSASRSASPRAPAKSASRTPARSKDGSHHSRSKSWSRSRSRSGSHSNHGSHKHYSHSRSRSRSGRRRSRSRSYSGERRHRSLSHSPMSNRRRHIGNRANPDPNACLGVFGLSLYTTERDLRDVFSKYGSLADVSIVYDQQSRRSRGFAFVYFENTADAKEAKDRANGMELDGRRIRVDFSITKRPHTPTPGIYMGRPTYGGGGGGGPGGPRRYSRDYDRGYDRGYDRGGYDRYDDRDYYRSYRRRSPSPYYRGAYRSRSRSRSYSPRRY
- the tra2b gene encoding transformer-2 protein homolog beta isoform X1, producing the protein MSDNDKGRESRSASRSASPRAPAKSASRTPARSKDGSHHSRSKSWSRSRSRSGSHSNHGSHKHYSHSRSRSRSGRRRSRSRSYSGERRHRSLSHSPMSNRRRHIGNRANPDPNACLGVFGLSLYTTERDLRDVFSKYGSLADVSIVYDQQSRRSRGFAFVYFENTADAKEAKDRANGMELDGRRIRVDFSITKRPHTPTPGIYMGRPTYGSGGGGGGGPGGPRRYSRDYDRGYDRGYDRGGYDRYDDRDYYRSYRRRSPSPYYRGAYRSRSRSRSYSPRRY
- the tra2b gene encoding transformer-2 protein homolog beta isoform X3, producing MSNRRRHIGNRANPDPNACLGVFGLSLYTTERDLRDVFSKYGSLADVSIVYDQQSRRSRGFAFVYFENTADAKEAKDRANGMELDGRRIRVDFSITKRPHTPTPGIYMGRPTYGSGGGGGGGPGGPRRYSRDYDRGYDRGYDRGGYDRYDDRDYYRSYRRRSPSPYYRGAYRSRSRSRSYSPRRY